From Halotia branconii CENA392, the proteins below share one genomic window:
- a CDS encoding fasciclin domain-containing protein yields the protein MGSLFQLSSARTTLLALGLTAATVSPLAIANLASAQTPVPTETPTETPTETPSTTPSPTAAPNFYDVSADYWAYPFIQALAQRNIIAGFPDNSFKPNQSVSRAEFAAMIQKAFNQPAVRQLSSGGFSDVPSNYWATSAIQKAYETGFMAGYPGNVFLPNQQIPKVQAIVALRSGLNLTSSGTPVDVNTYYTDASAIPNYAVNDVATATQSNIVVNYPDVKQLNPQTPLTRAEAAAILYQALVKQGQVQPIASNLAAANYIVAGGSTQNTNDIVSLAASSSSFTTLTSLLKTAGLTDILQQPGPYTVFAPTDEAFAALPPSTLQQLQQPENRELLIKILRYHVIPGELTSTQLSGGEVKTFEDSSVNIKVDSATNQISVNDARVLQPGVSAANGVIYPINQVLVPPNLNAGQSQDGTTQGQNPNDVTPGRSTRGGSSYIGVAGNIGLSGDSALGETNIAVISKVGLTRTISVRPSAVFGDETIVLVPVTFDFAPRSVDALGEQTFSISPYVGAGVAIDTNDDADLGFLLTGGVDFPLSSRFTINGAVNAAFMDETDVGLSLGIGYNF from the coding sequence ATGGGTAGTTTATTTCAATTGTCGTCAGCAAGAACAACTTTGCTAGCTCTAGGACTGACAGCAGCTACAGTTAGTCCTTTAGCGATCGCTAATTTAGCATCAGCCCAAACTCCTGTACCAACTGAAACACCGACTGAAACACCGACTGAAACACCATCTACAACACCATCGCCAACTGCTGCTCCTAATTTTTATGATGTTAGTGCAGATTATTGGGCATATCCGTTTATTCAGGCTTTAGCCCAAAGAAACATCATTGCTGGCTTTCCTGATAATTCCTTTAAGCCTAATCAATCTGTGAGTCGTGCTGAATTTGCAGCGATGATTCAAAAAGCTTTTAACCAACCTGCGGTGCGTCAATTAAGTTCAGGTGGTTTTAGTGATGTTCCTAGTAATTACTGGGCAACCTCTGCCATCCAAAAAGCTTACGAAACTGGATTTATGGCAGGTTATCCTGGAAACGTGTTTTTGCCAAATCAGCAAATTCCTAAAGTTCAGGCGATCGTCGCTCTCAGAAGTGGTTTAAATTTAACTAGCAGCGGCACTCCAGTTGATGTTAACACTTACTACACAGATGCCTCTGCCATCCCCAACTATGCTGTTAATGATGTAGCAACAGCGACACAATCTAATATAGTTGTCAATTATCCCGACGTTAAACAACTCAACCCCCAAACTCCTCTAACTCGTGCCGAAGCGGCAGCAATTTTGTATCAAGCTTTGGTTAAACAAGGACAGGTACAGCCCATTGCCAGTAATCTTGCGGCTGCTAATTATATAGTTGCAGGTGGCAGCACTCAAAATACTAATGATATTGTTTCCCTAGCTGCATCTAGTAGTTCCTTTACAACCTTGACTTCTTTATTAAAGACAGCAGGTTTAACAGATATTCTGCAACAGCCAGGACCTTACACAGTGTTTGCTCCCACTGATGAAGCATTTGCAGCTTTACCACCTAGCACGCTACAGCAGTTACAGCAGCCAGAGAATAGAGAGTTATTAATTAAGATCTTGAGATATCACGTTATTCCTGGTGAACTGACTTCTACTCAACTTTCAGGTGGAGAAGTAAAAACCTTCGAGGATTCATCTGTCAATATTAAAGTTGATAGTGCTACTAATCAAATTTCGGTCAATGATGCTAGAGTTCTGCAACCGGGTGTTTCAGCTGCTAATGGTGTGATCTATCCAATTAACCAAGTTCTTGTACCACCTAATCTAAACGCTGGCCAGTCACAAGATGGAACTACTCAAGGACAAAATCCCAATGATGTGACTCCAGGTAGATCTACTCGTGGTGGTTCTAGTTATATCGGTGTAGCTGGTAATATTGGCTTAAGCGGCGATTCAGCTCTGGGCGAAACTAACATTGCAGTGATTAGCAAAGTTGGTTTGACACGTACAATATCAGTACGGCCATCAGCAGTGTTTGGCGATGAGACAATAGTTTTAGTTCCCGTTACTTTCGATTTTGCCCCACGTTCAGTAGATGCTTTGGGCGAACAAACATTTTCTATATCTCCTTATGTAGGTGCTGGTGTAGCTATTGACACTAACGATGACGCTGATTTAGGCTTCTTATTAACTGGCGGTGTAGATTTTCCTTTAAGTTCTCGCTTTACAATCAACGGTGCTGTGAATGCAGCCTTTATGGATGAAACTGATGTCGGTCTTTCACTAGGGATTGGCTACAACTTTTAG
- a CDS encoding translocation/assembly module TamB domain-containing protein, producing MTNSPNPENDQESSNRRLLLLLLGRTSLALGVVLLIGIAIGAWWARNYVYKDLAPLVEKNLEDLLSRPVKVGQVESFSLSGLRFSSLAIPATPTDADQVTAKALDVKFSPLQVLFNRKLVLDVTLVQPDVYIQQDKDGRWVTAQVKSGEGKGFIQTQLQTLRIQNGDVELMPFAAPTKPKGSVVLDQFGGIARFSPDNQKISYDINAQPTRGGTVKIVGQTQPKAQQTNLQVSVQNFPASNISRLIDLPVALQAGRLNADLAAEIPANLSKTEVTGTATANQVTAKIQNIPQQISNFNGRFAFQGQTVALENLNTNFGKVPIAANGTISNQTGFNVSAQIKPVSAKNILDTLKVKSSVPATGEVRADVRVQGAIQQPIVSGTVNNTKPIQVDRLLFQTVNTDFRLNVDKTASKVVVSNLKLVPAAGGQITGGGQATLGDQSKVLFNAQVDGISGDILARNYGVNLPIAVGNVSAKAQVSGSLNQQPLALNISTVQVTPPTGGQITASGQIQLAPQGRVALGIQAQNLPGNAIAQGYNVSTPVNIGGISAKATISGDLGTPLNVNVARVQATPEVGGQITANGQIQLAPQGRVNLNIQAQNLPGDAIARAYNSSPNITIGTVAANAQVSGTLNNLRTVAQVQAPGATYPIRGQAVITQQGKRIVVPNAVLNVAGGTITAKAQVVQQRWQAFVNAQKLQLSRLAQIPPQFQGILNNAALNLSGSTTALQPSNIQARGQANLSVAGGEVNVSQINLNDGRWRVLANLDQIQLNRFSPQLQGRLNSNVQLAGTTASFALPDIRANAKIRVPQGVAPLAQPLTAQVQWNGKQIIVQNASTPGLNASGAIAVQFPETGTPEIAGLNLDVVAQNFNLQNTGFNVPGDIALAGLLDFNGQITGTPAVPNASGNIRLRNFQVSDLKFDPVLAGNVNFQGGQGGRLQLAGTEDQIALNLNANYRPTSFLFRADGAVATGRTEGDNLIVNAQNFPIALASGFLPNNQLQPLGGKLSGNLAVNLNNYALAGDVAIAQPRVGRVTADAFRGNINYADGAASLANGQLQIGDSNIALSGNVQTGNDPQFQVQADFAQLRIQKLLQSFNIFDFQDLGGGLESPDLAGANVLDTVPINLPNADLISQLKYFSQIETLTARQQQAEEAQTTAALPPLTELIGALSGAIQARGSLKSGLNVGFNLQGDNWQWGNYSINEVVANGTFADGIVTLSPLRVGIDQGLVAFSGQLGTEQLSGNLSVASLPLSLVQPFIEKYPIDVTGEVNANATLGGSLEDPNVKGEVALADATLNQQPVQTAQVNFDYDNARLNFDSTLLVTGNQPVAVTGSVPAPLPFVTAQPDSNQISINASVNNEGLALLNLFTNNQVAWVDGQGQVDVNVQGTLNQPIVNGNATLNNATVRAQALSEPLTNITGTLQFNGNTLNVPGLQANYNQGQISASGILPVFSPQPGISNPFRVSIADKLDFKLPELYEGDVSGDVVIQGTALKPQIGGEITLSDGRVIIGSSATAGSNPGATTEGNNSAGTKAIASTSATTSSGSNLAATTEGNNGAGTKAVANTSPTTSSKLPISFNDLRIILGDDVNVTTTSLLDSVPGGALFSQPIVSFQTKGDLTLNGTLANPRPQGVINLTGGRISLFSTEFTLARGYEQTATFTPSERLDPILDVRLVAIVPEASAVGNRILESPFSSEVSDVQATSFGTLRTVRVQASVNGPASELNENLELTSEPRRSESEIVALLGGSILGGFGQTDATQGLTNFAGSTILGGLQGTITAVGQAIGFSEFRIFPTPVTSESSTASILDLSAEGVFNINRNFSASLSRPLSNDGSLRYNLLYRLNDQILLRGLTNLGDENQLLFEYESRF from the coding sequence ATGACAAACTCTCCAAATCCCGAAAACGATCAGGAATCATCCAATCGTCGTCTGTTGCTTCTTCTCTTAGGACGTACCAGTCTGGCTTTAGGTGTGGTTTTACTCATTGGAATTGCAATTGGTGCTTGGTGGGCTAGAAATTACGTATATAAAGATTTAGCACCATTAGTAGAGAAAAACCTTGAGGATTTACTAAGCCGTCCAGTCAAAGTTGGGCAAGTAGAAAGTTTTTCCCTCTCTGGTCTCAGGTTTAGCTCTCTAGCAATACCAGCAACTCCTACAGATGCAGACCAAGTAACAGCAAAAGCATTAGATGTAAAATTCTCTCCTTTGCAAGTCCTCTTCAATAGAAAGCTGGTATTAGATGTCACATTAGTTCAGCCTGATGTCTATATTCAACAGGATAAAGACGGTCGTTGGGTGACAGCTCAGGTAAAATCTGGAGAAGGCAAAGGTTTTATTCAAACCCAATTGCAAACACTGCGGATTCAAAATGGCGATGTAGAATTAATGCCATTTGCCGCACCAACAAAACCAAAAGGTTCAGTAGTATTAGATCAATTCGGTGGTATTGCCCGATTTTCACCTGATAATCAAAAAATTAGTTACGATATTAATGCCCAACCCACCAGGGGAGGCACAGTTAAAATTGTTGGTCAAACACAACCCAAAGCCCAACAAACTAATCTCCAGGTTTCAGTACAAAATTTCCCAGCATCTAATATTAGTCGATTAATTGATTTGCCAGTTGCTTTGCAAGCAGGGCGCTTAAATGCTGATTTAGCTGCTGAAATTCCAGCAAATTTGTCCAAAACAGAAGTTACAGGAACAGCTACAGCTAATCAAGTCACTGCCAAAATTCAAAACATTCCTCAGCAAATTTCTAATTTTAATGGCAGATTTGCATTTCAGGGTCAGACAGTTGCTTTAGAAAACCTCAATACAAATTTTGGCAAAGTTCCGATCGCAGCTAATGGCACAATTAGTAACCAAACAGGTTTTAATGTTTCTGCTCAGATTAAACCAGTTAGTGCAAAAAATATCTTAGATACATTAAAAGTAAAATCTTCAGTCCCAGCGACTGGGGAAGTTAGAGCAGATGTGCGGGTGCAAGGGGCGATTCAACAGCCAATCGTCAGTGGTACAGTAAACAACACAAAACCAATTCAAGTTGACCGCCTGTTATTTCAAACAGTTAATACTGACTTCCGCTTGAATGTAGATAAAACTGCATCAAAAGTTGTAGTTTCCAATTTGAAATTAGTCCCAGCCGCAGGCGGTCAAATTACAGGCGGTGGTCAAGCTACACTGGGAGATCAAAGTAAAGTATTATTTAATGCTCAAGTTGACGGCATTTCCGGGGATATACTAGCACGAAACTACGGTGTAAATTTACCGATCGCAGTTGGCAATGTCTCAGCCAAAGCCCAAGTTTCTGGTTCCCTAAATCAACAACCATTGGCACTTAACATTTCCACTGTACAAGTAACACCGCCTACAGGGGGGCAAATCACAGCCAGCGGTCAAATTCAACTCGCACCCCAAGGACGGGTAGCTTTAGGTATTCAAGCCCAAAATTTACCAGGAAATGCGATCGCTCAAGGTTACAATGTTTCGACTCCGGTTAATATTGGGGGAATATCTGCAAAAGCGACAATTTCTGGTGATCTGGGTACACCATTAAATGTGAATGTTGCTAGAGTGCAGGCAACTCCCGAAGTTGGAGGACAAATTACAGCCAATGGTCAAATTCAACTTGCACCCCAAGGTCGGGTAAATTTGAATATCCAAGCTCAAAATTTACCAGGGGATGCGATCGCTAGAGCATATAATTCTTCACCTAACATTACTATTGGTACTGTTGCGGCTAATGCTCAAGTTTCCGGCACTTTAAACAATTTGCGGACAGTAGCGCAGGTACAAGCACCAGGGGCGACTTATCCCATTCGCGGACAAGCTGTAATTACTCAACAAGGCAAGAGAATTGTTGTACCCAATGCTGTTTTAAATGTGGCAGGTGGGACAATCACAGCTAAAGCTCAAGTAGTACAACAACGCTGGCAAGCTTTTGTCAATGCTCAAAAATTGCAGTTAAGCCGTTTGGCTCAGATACCGCCACAGTTCCAAGGGATTTTAAATAATGCAGCCTTGAATTTGTCAGGCAGCACCACTGCTTTGCAACCCTCAAACATTCAAGCTAGAGGACAAGCTAACTTGAGTGTCGCTGGAGGTGAAGTTAACGTCAGCCAGATTAACCTTAATGATGGTCGCTGGCGAGTGTTAGCCAATCTTGACCAAATTCAACTCAACCGTTTTTCACCACAGTTGCAAGGAAGACTCAATAGTAATGTTCAGTTAGCAGGCACAACGGCATCCTTTGCGCTACCAGATATTCGAGCCAATGCCAAAATTCGAGTTCCCCAAGGGGTAGCACCGCTAGCACAACCACTGACAGCCCAAGTGCAATGGAACGGTAAACAGATTATAGTCCAAAACGCATCTACCCCAGGACTGAATGCAAGTGGAGCGATCGCAGTTCAATTCCCCGAAACTGGTACACCCGAAATTGCTGGCTTGAATTTAGATGTGGTAGCCCAGAATTTCAACCTGCAAAATACTGGCTTTAATGTTCCTGGAGATATTGCTCTAGCAGGGCTACTCGATTTTAATGGACAAATCACAGGCACTCCCGCGGTTCCTAACGCCAGTGGTAATATCCGGCTGCGGAATTTCCAGGTTAGTGACTTGAAATTTGACCCAGTTTTAGCTGGAAACGTTAACTTCCAAGGAGGACAAGGAGGAAGACTGCAACTGGCAGGGACAGAAGATCAAATTGCTCTTAACTTGAATGCCAATTATCGCCCGACTTCATTTTTATTTCGCGCCGATGGAGCAGTCGCCACGGGTAGAACCGAGGGAGATAACTTAATTGTCAATGCTCAAAACTTTCCCATTGCTTTGGCTAGCGGCTTCTTACCTAACAATCAATTGCAACCACTGGGGGGAAAACTATCCGGCAATTTAGCTGTTAATTTAAATAATTATGCCCTAGCTGGAGATGTGGCGATCGCTCAACCTCGTGTTGGCAGAGTTACAGCAGATGCGTTTCGAGGTAACATCAATTATGCCGATGGTGCTGCTAGCTTGGCGAATGGTCAACTGCAAATAGGAGATAGCAATATTGCCTTGAGTGGCAATGTCCAAACCGGAAACGACCCGCAATTTCAAGTGCAAGCTGATTTCGCGCAACTGAGAATCCAAAAACTCTTACAATCCTTTAATATCTTCGATTTTCAAGACCTTGGTGGAGGATTAGAATCTCCAGATTTGGCTGGGGCAAATGTCCTCGACACTGTGCCGATTAATTTGCCTAACGCAGACTTAATCTCACAATTAAAATATTTTTCCCAAATAGAAACATTAACAGCTAGACAACAGCAAGCAGAAGAAGCACAAACAACAGCGGCTTTACCCCCCCTGACAGAACTAATAGGTGCATTAAGTGGAGCAATTCAAGCTAGAGGCTCATTGAAGTCTGGGTTAAATGTCGGTTTTAATTTGCAAGGTGATAATTGGCAATGGGGTAACTATTCTATTAACGAAGTTGTTGCTAATGGCACTTTTGCAGATGGTATCGTCACCCTATCACCATTGCGTGTTGGTATAGATCAAGGATTAGTGGCTTTTTCCGGACAGTTAGGAACTGAGCAATTGTCTGGAAATTTAAGCGTAGCCAGTTTACCCTTGTCACTTGTCCAGCCTTTTATCGAAAAATACCCGATAGATGTCACTGGTGAGGTGAATGCTAACGCCACCTTAGGAGGTAGTTTAGAAGATCCCAATGTTAAGGGAGAAGTAGCGTTAGCAGATGCAACTTTAAACCAACAACCAGTACAAACAGCCCAGGTAAACTTTGACTACGATAATGCGCGGTTGAATTTTGACAGTACTTTGTTGGTGACAGGAAACCAGCCAGTGGCAGTTACAGGTAGCGTACCTGCTCCGTTGCCTTTTGTCACAGCCCAACCAGACAGCAATCAAATTAGTATCAACGCCAGTGTCAATAATGAAGGTTTGGCATTATTAAACTTGTTTACTAACAATCAAGTTGCTTGGGTCGATGGTCAAGGGCAAGTGGATGTCAACGTCCAAGGTACTTTAAATCAGCCAATTGTTAACGGTAATGCCACACTTAATAATGCCACTGTTCGCGCTCAAGCCTTATCTGAACCTCTAACGAATATCACAGGGACACTGCAATTTAATGGCAATACGCTCAATGTTCCAGGTCTTCAAGCTAATTATAATCAAGGGCAAATCAGCGCATCAGGAATCCTGCCGGTTTTTTCTCCTCAACCAGGCATATCAAATCCTTTCAGAGTATCAATTGCAGACAAATTAGATTTTAAACTGCCAGAATTGTATGAAGGCGATGTTAGCGGTGATGTTGTTATTCAAGGAACAGCACTCAAACCGCAAATTGGCGGAGAAATTACGCTGAGTGATGGTCGTGTCATTATTGGAAGTTCGGCTACTGCTGGCTCAAATCCAGGCGCGACAACAGAAGGTAATAATAGTGCAGGAACTAAAGCAATAGCTAGTACTAGTGCTACCACGTCATCTGGTTCAAATCTAGCTGCGACAACAGAAGGTAATAACGGTGCAGGAACTAAAGCAGTCGCTAACACTAGTCCCACCACTTCATCCAAGTTACCTATTAGCTTTAACGATTTACGGATCATCTTAGGCGACGATGTGAATGTTACCACTACATCTCTACTAGACTCCGTACCAGGAGGAGCCTTGTTTAGCCAGCCTATAGTCAGCTTTCAAACAAAAGGCGACTTAACTCTTAACGGAACTTTAGCCAATCCTCGCCCTCAAGGAGTCATTAATTTAACAGGAGGACGAATCAGCTTATTTTCAACTGAGTTTACCTTGGCAAGAGGCTATGAACAAACTGCCACATTTACTCCTAGTGAAAGACTTGACCCTATCTTAGATGTTCGACTGGTGGCAATTGTACCTGAAGCATCGGCAGTAGGTAATCGAATTTTGGAATCACCTTTTTCTTCGGAAGTCAGTGACGTTCAGGCCACCAGTTTTGGGACTTTACGTACTGTTCGAGTTCAAGCCAGCGTCAACGGGCCAGCTAGTGAATTAAATGAAAATTTGGAATTGACGAGTGAACCTCGCCGTAGTGAATCAGAAATTGTAGCTCTCTTGGGTGGCTCTATTCTCGGTGGTTTTGGTCAAACAGACGCTACACAAGGGCTGACTAATTTTGCTGGCTCTACTATTTTAGGTGGTTTACAAGGAACCATCACTGCTGTAGGACAAGCGATTGGTTTTAGTGAATTTCGGATATTTCCTACTCCTGTCACTAGTGAATCATCTACAGCCTCGATTCTTGATTTATCGGCAGAGGGTGTGTTTAATATCAATAGAAATTTCTCTGCTTCTTTATCGCGGCCTTTGTCTAATGATGGGTCTCTCCGTTACAATCTGCTTTATCGACTCAACGACCAAATTTTACTCCGAGGCTTAACTAATTTGGGAGATGAAAATCAATTACTTTTTGAATATGAAAGCCGATTCTAA
- a CDS encoding ABC transporter ATP-binding protein — MSIYQSLKKSYRKSRDRNNDWRLFLRLVPYIRHSQGILVLVMVLLVLVAVANAVQPLLIGQIISLIRNEPSAYEFLRNRPLGQGLNILLGLLVVAITTRLIVTGLQGYLLQKLGQQITAAIRRDLFHHVTSLAVRFFDRTPVGKLITRLTSDVEVLGDVFSTGAIGIVSNIFSMLVIIGVMVSIQWQLACLLLVILLPITSMIIYFQQQYRQANYKAREELSILNSQLQENVVGMNVVQLFRREKFNAQMFRDSNERYTQQVDQTIFYDSAVSATLEWIGLVAIAGVLWLGGWLLLGNNLTFGTLSAFVLYAQRLFDPLKDFAEKFTVIQAGFTAIERVSDILDEPIEIRDRPTVNTRFSMFDAKFGYIDEIAADLESENFQTTPELGEIRFEHVWFAYKDDDYVIKDLDFVIHPGEKVALVGPTGAGKSSIIRLLCRLYEPTQGRILVDGVDIRELPQAELRRYLAVILQEGFLFAGDVKSNITLGDRYTLEEIEEAAQKTNVAQFIEQLPLGYDTQLRERGTNISSGEKQLLAFARAAIRNPQILILDEATASLDVGTEALIQEALNQLLVKRTAIIIAHRLSTIRNVDRIFVLKRGELIEQGSHDELLQQGGMYATLHNLQMLGT, encoded by the coding sequence ATGAGCATTTACCAATCCTTGAAAAAATCTTATAGAAAAAGCCGCGATCGTAACAATGACTGGCGGTTATTTCTGCGTTTAGTACCTTATATCCGTCATAGCCAAGGAATACTAGTATTAGTAATGGTTTTACTGGTGCTGGTAGCCGTAGCTAATGCTGTACAGCCGCTGCTAATTGGACAGATTATTTCTTTAATTCGCAATGAACCAAGTGCCTACGAGTTTCTAAGGAATCGCCCCTTGGGGCAAGGGTTAAACATTCTTTTAGGGTTGCTAGTCGTTGCAATTACTACACGACTGATAGTAACAGGTCTTCAGGGTTATCTACTACAGAAGCTAGGGCAACAAATTACAGCTGCAATTCGTCGGGACTTATTTCATCACGTAACATCTCTAGCAGTGCGTTTTTTTGATCGCACACCCGTAGGTAAGTTAATTACTCGACTGACTAGTGATGTGGAAGTATTGGGAGATGTCTTTTCTACTGGGGCGATTGGGATTGTATCCAATATATTTTCTATGTTAGTTATCATTGGCGTGATGGTTTCTATCCAATGGCAACTTGCTTGCTTGCTATTAGTGATACTTTTACCCATCACCTCAATGATTATTTACTTTCAGCAGCAGTATCGCCAAGCCAACTACAAAGCACGAGAAGAACTTTCGATTTTAAACTCCCAGCTACAAGAAAATGTGGTTGGCATGAATGTAGTGCAGTTGTTCCGGCGAGAAAAATTTAATGCCCAAATGTTTCGCGACAGCAACGAACGCTACACCCAGCAAGTAGATCAAACCATTTTTTATGATTCAGCTGTTTCTGCAACCCTTGAATGGATTGGCTTAGTAGCTATTGCAGGTGTGCTTTGGTTGGGTGGTTGGTTACTGTTGGGAAATAATCTCACCTTTGGGACTTTATCAGCATTTGTTTTATATGCTCAAAGATTATTTGATCCTCTCAAAGATTTTGCTGAAAAATTTACTGTCATTCAAGCTGGGTTTACTGCTATAGAACGTGTTAGCGATATTTTAGATGAACCAATAGAAATCCGCGATCGCCCTACTGTCAATACACGTTTTTCGATGTTTGATGCTAAATTCGGCTACATTGACGAAATTGCTGCTGATTTAGAATCCGAAAATTTTCAAACTACGCCGGAATTAGGCGAAATCCGCTTTGAACATGTCTGGTTTGCCTACAAAGATGACGATTATGTCATTAAAGATTTAGACTTTGTGATTCATCCTGGTGAAAAAGTGGCATTAGTAGGCCCTACTGGTGCAGGTAAAAGTTCAATCATTCGTCTTTTGTGTCGCCTTTATGAACCCACTCAAGGGCGGATTTTAGTTGATGGCGTAGATATTAGAGAACTACCCCAAGCAGAACTGCGACGCTATTTAGCGGTGATTTTACAAGAAGGCTTTTTATTTGCTGGGGATGTTAAGAGTAATATTACTTTAGGCGATCGCTACACATTGGAAGAAATTGAAGAAGCTGCCCAAAAAACAAATGTTGCTCAATTCATTGAACAACTACCCCTAGGATATGATACTCAATTAAGAGAAAGAGGTACAAATATTTCTAGTGGCGAAAAACAACTGTTAGCCTTTGCCCGTGCAGCCATTCGCAATCCGCAAATATTGATATTAGATGAAGCAACCGCTAGTTTAGATGTAGGCACAGAAGCCTTAATTCAAGAAGCCTTAAACCAACTTTTAGTTAAACGTACTGCGATTATTATCGCTCACCGTTTGTCTACAATTCGCAATGTAGACCGGATTTTTGTGTTGAAGCGAGGTGAATTAATCGAACAGGGAAGCCATGACGAATTATTGCAACAAGGAGGAATGTATGCCACTTTACACAACTTGCAAATGTTAGGAACTTAG